TTCTGCCCGCGACCTTTTTCTCAAAAGTCCATTGCCTCCCTACGTGTCCCAGATCAGTAAGGCCACACACATCGAGGGCATCTCTGAAATCGTCAAGCTGTACTTGGCTTCACTGGCCTATGCCTTTATACTCCTAATGGTGGAGAACTTCATTGAAATTGCTGTTTACAACCCATGGTTCTGTGGTCGAAACGCAGGTTGCGTTGTGTGTCCCAGGTTTTGCATCTCTCCGGAACCTGAGCTTCACCGTACACACATGATAACCTCCACGGAACTGAGCCTACATCGGCCACCTTTGCATCGATGTGATACTTTGAGTAACCAgaaacttccaatttttttaattGTTCCAGTAAATTACAAGGCCTCCACTCCTACCGTAACTACTAACCGAAAAGGATTTATTGTAACAAAAAAAAGAGCTAAATCTTCAGTGCGTGCACTCTGCAATTGATCTCAACTATGTTGGTCGGTAATCTGCAAACCTCTCGAACTGTCTCAAGATTACCCAAACCACGACAGTTCCGACATAAGATAGTCATTGTTCTCGGCGGCCTCCCTTGGAGGGAGCCATCGATGCATCGTTCTTCATTGCCATCATAATAGTGATCATAGATGTACCCTCAACGCTTTTTGGTTTCTCTTTGTTGGCATTTTTCCGAGGGGTTCCATACGGCTCCACCGTATCCATATTTCGATCAAACTGATCCACCATAGCTGCAACTTTTGTCCCCTTACCCGCTGGCATGATCGCCCCCACAAGATCCTTGGGGATAGTGGCAGCTTTCTCTTAAGAAATTTAGTCCTCGGCCACTCTTTTTCCAAGTACACCGCCATTTCCTTGTACATCCTGGTTTTTCACTTCAATGGTTGTGTTTGTCCCCCCATCCACTGGCTGGTTACGAGCTTGTTGATATATTACATTGAAACACCAACTCATCTAGTTTCTAGTGACCCTACCTCTTCCCCTTTCCCAAGCCATCATCATATCCGTTACCTCTACCCTGTCCAAGGGGGTTATAATCAGCACCGAAACACCCCCTGATCCACGACCTCCCTATCTTCCTCTGCTTCTTCCTAGGCTGCGATCGACCAGTAGGAAGTCTGCCCTCTCTAGACTATCCTCATCGTGCTCTCCACTGCCACACTCTTCGTGCCAATGCCCCATCAGACCATAGAAACCGCAGAACATAGGTAGTTTTTCATACTTCACCTTATACCATTCACGTTTCCTGTCCCTTGTCATGGATACAAAGAGGGTAATCTTGTTCTCCACCTTTATTCTCACTCTCACTCTAACAAATTTGCCCGCAAAACCAGGAAGGAGTTTGACATGAACCTCCATGACCTCTACCATATTGCAACACATCCCTCTAACAATCTGCTCATGCAAGTAATTGTCGTGAAGCTTGTGAACCTGCGCCCATACTATGATCTTGTCCAGAACAACTATTCTAGAGTTACCAAAACCATCATATTCTCCCATCATCACATCCTGGTTACGGAACAAACAAGGGCCTATAACCATCACCTTGTTCCAGTCACCTAAACACCTGAATTGCACTATGAAGAGATTATCATTTACGAGCCTCAAGATCGTGTTCTTTGCGGAATTCCAAGTAGATCTCTTCCCATATGAATGGGTGTGATTTACCGACCTGGATAATAAGTTGCAGGCTACTTTTAGCACATGAAACTAAAGCTGTCATGGTCGTTGGTAAGAGACAGTCACAACAACTATCATGATTATCTTTACCCCTAAAAATAGTGAGACAAACATTGCAAAATGTTGGGTGAAAGTTAACTGAGTTAGGCTCTCGGAAATATAGCTTTATTGGACAAAGAATATATGAAATACATGCATTGCATATATATGATGTTCCAACAGAATGGTAAAGTTGATTGATTCTTGATAGTATCACCTGAATATATCACTCATGAATTCATTAATGTTCCCCATTGCAATGCACAGTCACTCACCTAGCAAAGGTGATGCTTTGTTACTAGTAGAAGCTTCTCGTTTTTTAAAGGGTTAAACCCTAGCCGACATGACCCTCCTGGCTCAGTATCGCACCTCTATTGGTGGTGCCAAAACCCTAAGCAAATTCCCCAAATCTTTTGTTGTTACTATTGATTGACTGAATGTGAGGAGCAATACTAGATCAATAGAGGTCTAACATATGGAAAAGGAAATGAAGATAAGTCGGTAAAAGTATCAAAGTGGTACATCTACTTTTTTATAACATGACATGAAGCCAGGAAGAGGGAAAGCAAACTCAATGGAGAAACTACATAGGAGACCTATACGGAGCGAACATTGCATGGACGCCACTGGCTGCATCTCAGCGCCTTGTTGTTCAGAAGAAGAAGTGACTGTTGATGTTGCCGCTGCCTCCATGTCTATGACCTTGTCATCCAAGCCCGCAACAACAACACGCATGACTAGAGCATGGGAGGAGAGCTGACCGGGGAAATTATCTTTCTTGACGACGAGAGAACTAGTGACGGACCACTCCATGCGACGCTGATGCTATTCTGGGCCACCATGATGGCTAGCTCGGGGACGCACTCGACGATGGTTGTGGACCTCAGGGAGGGGGACCTCATACACGTGAATGCAAAGGCATGCAAAAAGGGTACACGGGCTTGGAGGTGTTTCTTGTCCACCTCCTCTGTGCAAAGAGAGATCATCGGGCCAGCTACGTGAAGGAGGAGCTCGAGGTGGCTTGGAGGACGCGACGACATCAGTTGGATCCGTGCGGCAGCTCATAATGGAGGCATGAAAATCTAGAGAATGATAGATCCCAGGAGGGGAGATGTGGATCCGCGATGGAGGAGAGGAAATACTCAAGTGGATGGAGACCCGGAGGATGACAGTGGCGTTGTTGAAGGACGAAGCCTAGTGGGTGGTTGCACCGTGTGTTCTACTCCATGTGTTTCATAATATAAGCTAGTGTGTAGTGTGAAAAACAACTTATATTATGAGACAAACGAAAAGCTTATATTATAttactccatcccaaaataagtgtctcaagcttagtataattttgaattaaagttagtacaaagtcgagacatttattttgaaacgaagggagtacaaaGGGAGTATCTGTgagaaagaggaaggaggagggaagaTATAACTTGTAATTTGTTTTTCCTCCATTATGTACACGGTGCATGATCGCCCCCCGAATAACATCCACGGCTAGCGCCGACCAATAGATTAGTTGCTTCAAGAGCTGCATCCCCCCCTTTGTCAAGCTCGCGTGCGTCATAACCAACCAGGCGATCCTAGAGCCACCATGGATATCCCGGTAATCTGCGTCGTTGACTTCAACATCGGAGATCAAGTTTGGTGGTCGTTGATCATGTCACACCTTGCTCACCGTGGCAGCAATCTGTTTTGCGTCACGTCATTTGCCGCCACATGGCACGGATACTCATGCACCCTACAGTCCTGCACGGTGGTCGTCGGAGTTCGCGGTGTCCCTAGGGGCTCCCATTCCAGTACGACAAGAAGGACCCCCTGATCTGGGTGGTGATGGAGGTTAGCACTGGCCGTTTAGGTGTAGGTAGCATAGTAGCAAGTGACGGCATATCACAACTCAGGAAATTCGCTAGGTTCTCTATTTGTCAAACGGACTGTAGATCACATGATGGTACCTATTGGTAACAAGTGTGCCGGCCCATTTATTTTCAATGAGatacaaaacataatgcaacatacAACAACAATCTCGAGGATAGTAGAAGGCCTGGATTTCGAGAGCATCTGAGCTCGCGCTCAAAAATGAATTTTTGTTCCCACGTCCATATATGCATAGAGAGAAACAAGGAAACAAACCGCAACACTCACATTCCTGCATGCATGCCTCCACAAATGGGTTACCACGTACCTTGTGGGGCTCTCGCGACCTCATATCCATTGTTGACCTCTTATGACCTCACATTCATGGGAGTGATTTCCTGACCTCACATTGTCTCTATAAAGCCTATTGCCACTATGACTCATGTGTCTCCACCATTTCAAATCCTCCGCGCGCCTAAGGGACCACTTGAGGAATTACTTACAAATGGCCAACGGAAAGTATGCCGTGGCTATGTTATTTCTCACCACTATTGTGGCCGTGGCGGCCATAAGGCCAGCCGACACCTATGGCGCCGCGGAGGAGAACACATTGAAGATGGCTCCCCCCAACAGGAAAGGAGTTGACTCTACCTTAGTAGCTACACATATTGTTGTCGCcgagaagcccatcaagaaggccAAAATCGCCACGACACCTGAAGAGGCCGCGGCTGCCAAGCAAGATGGAGCAAAATCTTCTTCTGCTGCATCAAAGTACAATGCCATCTCTCAACTGGAAACTAGTAAAGGTTCTTCTACCTCCCCTGTCAAGAAAGAAGCCGCCGCTACTTTAGCCGCTACGCATTATGCTGCCGCTGAGAAGTCCATCAAGAAGGCCGAAACTGCCAGGACCCCTGAAGAGGCCGCGGCTGCCAAGCGAGATGCATCAAAGTCTGTTGCTGATGCATTGAAGTTTGGCGCCATCTCTCGGCAAGGAGCTGGTACAAGTTCTTATACCTCCCCCAACGAAAAAGAAGCCACCAATGACTTAGCAGCCATGCACATTGCTGCTGCCAAGATGTTCACCAAAAAGGCTGAAACTGCTACCACACCTGAAGAGGCCGCGGCTGCCAAGCGAGCTGCAGCCAAGTCTACTGCTGCTGCATCCAAGTATGGTGCCATTTCTAAGCAAGCAGCTCGTACAAGTTCTTCTACCTCCCCCAAGAGGGAAGAAGTTGTCGAGAAGTCCATCAAGAAGGCTGAAACTGCCACCACATCTGAAGATGCCATGGCTGCCAAGAAAGAGGCAACAAAGTCTACAACTGCCGAATCAAAATATGGTGTAATCTCTCAGCAGAAAGCTAGTGTAAGTTCTTCTACCTCCCCTAGCAGAAAAGAAGCTGCCACTACCTTAGCTGGTGTGCACATTGCTGCTCCCGAGAAGTCCATCAAGAAGGCTGAAACCGCCACCACGCCTGAAGAGGCGGCATCCGCTAAGAAGGAGGATCCTGCGAAACCTGTGGCCGATGCAATGAAGTACGGAGCCATGTCTCAGCAGGCTGCCGGCCAAAATGGTGCTTGAGTGGTGCCTTATACACGTATTCATGCGCAACATCATCTGCATACTACCATGCATGCAAAATAGCATTGGATATCCCATTATGCTAATTCTCATGCATGCACGCTTTGTTTAAATATTTCCATTGCGAATCATGTTGTAATGTCTTGCTTGTTTTACTTCTAGTGGTAAGACACGCCTGACTTGTTAAAAACAATACAATGATCGATGTATGCATCTGAAAATTAATAATATGAGTTCCACCATAATTTGTGTTTTTTTGTCATAATTTGGGTGCAGTCAATGCACATATCCAATACACAAAACTGGAGGAGTCAATGTATTTTGGCACCATGGAGCCGTGGATCCTGTTGTAATGTCTTGCTTGTTTCACTTTTAGTAGTAAGATAGCTTGACTTGCTTTAAAAACATACAATGATCGACGTATACATGCGTTATCCAAATCCACCGTAATTCACATTTTTGTCATAATTTGGGTGCAATCAATGCGCAAATCCAATACACAAAATTGAAGAAGTCAATGTATTATGGCACCATGGATCGACATATAATGATATAATTTATACATCACTACTTTAGAAACAACTTAAGGTTTCATCATACATTTGCCCTTCCTCCAACCTCCCTACCTACCTCCTTCATGCTTTGATCTTTTTCTCCCATCTTTGATTTTGGGACAATTGGATAAATGCCACTCGAATATGACGATTCTGAGAAATGTCAATGTAATTTCCAAACTTTGAAAAAAGCCGTTGCAATTTTTGGAAAACTCTAAAAACACCACTGCCGACTTCAAAAAATTCCACTCGAAATGGCATCTTTCAAAGCGTGCTCGGAATCACCAGAATTCGAGTGGCATTTATCCAGATAACccttgaccccccccccccccccccccctcaaacacacacacatcaatTGTACCTAAAAAGAGCCTCAAATGTCACACATTTACTGTATTTGTCGAGTGGTTGTGATGAGACTATGGTTCCACGCTTCAGATTTTCACCTTTTGACTGCCATCCTTTCGAGGATTGTAAGAAAGTAGCCGATTATCGTTACCGGCCACAAAGTTATGTTTTCTTGCCTTAATCAAGGGTTGCATAGAATGCGTGTAGGTCTTGACGCCAATGTTCTCAACTCGATGTACAATCAATTACAAATCACAATTTTTTTGTTCATCAACCTTGTGTACGTTTTTTGAGgggtatgtatgtgtgtgtggggggggggggggggctgaggTTATATTGAAATTCCACAATAGTACGTATCACCCCAGAATTAATTAAAAGGTCATGGGACCACACAACGACAGTAGTTCTCACTGGAGCGAGTTGAATATATACTGGGACTCTTTGTTTATGGTCCTCTCTACAACGCATGGAGAATCAAGACATGTTTACAAATGTGTGTACACGATTGGAGGCTACGGCGAGGGATACTTTTATCTAACATGGATGGCAGCATGATCTTAGGATTGGCCCCTCTTCTCTTTAGGCATTATACAGGCTCTACATGTTTCTTTGTATCTAGCCATTTTATTTTTTGAGTCTGAGAGAGAATATTGTTTGGTTGTGTGCATCTTAATTATGCTGAGGCCGAGTGTAATACTTAAATCCTTTAAGTAATAAAGCAGCCATTATCGAAAAAATTGTCGGGGGCAACCTCCTTGTTAAGGCGACCATACTACCGGGAAGTCCTCAAACTTTGGCCACAAAAGACCAACACCCCAAGAAAATCGTCCTCTCTGAGGaatctccggtgaaactagagatcCAACATAACAGaaccctgttgggtaacgtagcataaattcaaaattttcctacgcatattcagatcttcctatggagagaccagcaacgaggaaggggtaagagcatcttcatacctttgaagatcgctaagcggaagcattgctagaacgcggttgatggagtcgtactcgcagcgattccgatctagtgccaaactacggcacctccgcgttcaacacacgtgcagcccggtgacgtctcccgcaccttgatccagcaaggaggagggagaggttggggaagaactccagcagcacgacggcgtggtgtcgatggagagatgaggtctcccggcagggcttcgccaagcaccgacagagaggaggaggaagaagggtaggactgcgccgagagagaggcaaaagtctgttctccaatggccaaaagtgcccactatatataggggaagggaggggttgcgcccccttgagggtttccctctcctggggggggggcagccctagatggggctggtgcggcggccaagtggggaaggaggggtgtggcgcacccttggtgggccttaggcccacctggcttagggtttgccccccttccctctcccatgCGCATTGGACTGAGTGGGGagacgcaccagcccacctaggggctggttccctcccccacttggcccaccttacctcccggggtcattgcccccttcggtggacccccggggccacctccggtggtcccggtggtcccggtacgttaccggtgatgcccaaaacacttccgatgtccgaaaccatctgtctccggagctcctcgtgacatccgggatctcatccgggactccgaacaactttcggtaacctctataacaattccctataaccctagcgtcaccgaaccttaagtgtgtagaccctacgggtttgggagacagtcagacatgaccgagacgcctctccggccaataaccatcagcagggtctggatacccatggtggctcccccttgctccacgatgatctcatcggatgaaccacgatgtcaaggattcaattaatcccgtatacgattccctttgtctgtcggtatagaacttgaccgagattcgatcgtcggtatacctataccttgttcaatctcgttaccagtaagtctctttactcgttccgtagcacgtcatcctgtgactaactccttagtcacattgagctcatgatgatgttctaccgagtgggcccagagatacctctccgtcacacggagtgacaaatcccgatctcgatttgtaccaacccaacagacactttcggaggtacccgtagtgcacctttatagtcacctagttacattgtgatgtttgatacacccaaagcactcctacggtatccgggagttgcacaatctcacggtcgaaggaaaagatacttgacattagaaaagctttagcatacgaac
This genomic stretch from Hordeum vulgare subsp. vulgare chromosome 6H, MorexV3_pseudomolecules_assembly, whole genome shotgun sequence harbors:
- the LOC123403586 gene encoding nucleoporin NUP152-like, producing MANGKYAVAMLFLTTIVAVAAIRPADTYGAAEENTLKMAPPNRKGVDSTLVATHIVVAEKPIKKAKIATTPEEAAAAKQDGAKSSSAASKYNAISQLETSKGSSTSPVKKEAAATLAATHYAAAEKSIKKAETARTPEEAAAAKRDASKSVADALKFGAISRQGAGTSSYTSPNEKEATNDLAAMHIAAAKMFTKKAETATTPEEAAAAKRAAAKSTAAASKYGAISKQAARTSSSTSPKREEVVEKSIKKAETATTSEDAMAAKKEATKSTTAESKYGVISQQKASVSSSTSPSRKEAATTLAGVHIAAPEKSIKKAETATTPEEAASAKKEDPAKPVADAMKYGAMSQQAAGQNGA